The sequence ATTCTCGGCAACAGGGACTTGTGCGACAGCTGACATGGGATCTTCCAAAACAGAAAGAGTGGGCCCGACACGGAGCCCAACGTGTTGCCGATTATTCAAATTCCTGCCATCTACGTTCGCCCAATAAGGCGCGGCTTTTCCGCTTTATTCCCCCAGCTGCGCCAGCCCGGTCGCACTTACGATTGCTCACATTACTCCAGCTACGACCAGGAATACACCATGGACCTCCGTCTCAACAGCGCGACCTCTCCCGTCTCTGCCGGCGCCGATCTGGCCAGCAAGCTGACCCGCCCGCTGCAAAAGGCCGAGGCCCAGGGCCACGGCTTCAGCGCCGAGCTGGAAAGCGCTCTGCGCTCGGTCAGCGCAGCGCAAAACCATTCTTCGCACATGCAAAAAGAAGTGCAGCTGGAAAACCCGGCCGTCAGCCTGGAAGAAACCATGGTGGCCATGCAAAAGGCGCAGATCGGTTTCCAGGCTTCGCTGCATGTGCGCAACCGCTTGGTCCAGGCCTATAGCGACATCATGGGAATGCAAGTCTGACCTCCCCCTGAGCCGCTGCGCGGCTTCCCCCTCAGGGGGACGACAGCCTCGCTGCGGGGCGGCCCTTGCTCGCTGTCTGCTGGTGTGAAGCGCGCCAGTTTTACAGGCTTCTGCATCAAACTAGGTCTTCGCCTGTGCACAGCGTGCCCTGGAGACAACAGCCTCGCTGTCTGTGAGGCCTGGACTGCGCCGGTTTTAGGCGACTGGGTCAAGCCCATCTTTTGATGCAGATACAAAGTCTCCATGGGCACGACATGCCTGTTCTTGAGGAACTGCCTGCATAGACCGCATCTACTCAGAAAAATAAAAAAGGAGCGCTTGATGCGCTCCTTTTCTTGTTTGCAGAACAGTAGGGTCCACAGTCCCGGACCAATGCCGGCCGGAGCGGGCGGCTGCCATTGCGCAACCACTCCACCTCAGCCCACAACGCCCAGACGGTGCTTCTGGCGCGGCGCGGGCCCGCAGACAGTATGGGCATACGGCCAGGGCACGCAACAAAGCATCAAGCACCGTATGGGCGCCTCATCACGAGGCGCCACATCCAGCAGATTGAGACTTAAAACTGCTCGTCGGCGCCCAGATAGCGCCATTGGCCCACGGGCAGATTGCCCAGCACCACCTTGCCGATACGGATGCGCTTGAGGCCCACCACATACAGGCCCACCTGTTCGCACATGCGGCGAATCTGGCGCTTCTTGCCCTCGGTCAGCACAAAGCGCAGCT comes from Comamonas sp. GB3 AK4-5 and encodes:
- the fliE gene encoding flagellar hook-basal body complex protein FliE, with the translated sequence MDLRLNSATSPVSAGADLASKLTRPLQKAEAQGHGFSAELESALRSVSAAQNHSSHMQKEVQLENPAVSLEETMVAMQKAQIGFQASLHVRNRLVQAYSDIMGMQV